The genomic stretch ATTATTCCCTCCAAACTGAAATAATCGATCGCCAACAGACTGAGGCGGCTCTACGCTTGCTTGTAGAGAAACTTGCTGGAGAAAAAAATGATTTAGAACTGATTTTAGATACGACTACTGCCCATAGTGACACGATTGAGGCATTGCTCTATGATAAAGCCCTATCACTTGCCCGTGAAGTAACGATTGATGGCTTGACTCAGATTGCAAATCGTCGCGCCTTTGATCAACGCTTAGCTACGGAATGGCAACGTTTAGCTAGGGAATGTTCACCACTTTCCTTACTATTATGCGATGTTGATTTTTTTAAACGCTTTAATGATCGCTATGGACATCCTGCGGGGGATGAATGTTTAAAGTCGGTAGCAAAGGCGATCGAATCTTGTATCCGTCGTCCCGCTGATCTCGCCGCACGTTATGGCGGCGAAGAATTTGCGGTGATTTTGCCAAGTACCCAAAAGGATGGAGCAATCTACATTGCGGAACAAATTGGTCAAGCCATCAATGCGCTAAAGATTCCTCACGAAGCTTCCTATGTAAGAAGTTATGTGTCAGTGAGCATTGGAGTATCTACGATATTTCCTGAGCGAAACATAGATCCCAAGGTTCTAGTTGAGGCGACAGATAGAGGTTTATATTTAGCGAAAGATCAAGGACGCGATCGCGCAGTATTTAACATTGCTTAGCATTCTTCAGTTACTTAGCGATCGCGTTATCTATCTTGACCTCATTGGTACAGGTTCCACTTTCTCCAAATTCGGTAATATTTGCGAGGGTTGTCTCGGCGATATTAGCAAGGGCTTGACTGGTGAAAAAAGCTTGATGTCCTGTGACAATCACATTAGGGAAAGTGAGTAAGCGCTGAAATATATCGTCCTGAATGACTTCATTAGATAAATCTTCAAAAAATAAATCTGCTTCCTGTTCATATACATCAATGCCAAGATAGCCGATTGATCCAGATTTCAATCCATCGATCGCTGCTTGCGTATCAATCAATCCTCCTCGACTGGTGTTAATTAGCATTGTGCCAGTCTTAAGCTTAGCGATCGCTTCTGTATTAATCAAATGATGAGTATCAGGAGTTAATGGACAATGGAGGGAAATAATATCGGAATGTGATAATAATTCTGCCATAGAGACATATTTCATGCCTAGTTCTACACAGAGTGGATTGTGATAGGCATCATAACCTAATAATTTGCAGCCAAATCCACGCATGATCTGGGCGAAAATTGCGCCGATTTTTCCTGTTCCCACAACACCAACCGTTGCTCCATACAAATCAAAACCGAGTAATCCCTCAATGGAAAAATTGCCTTCTCTGACACGGTTATAAGCTCGATGAATCTTCCGATTTAAAGACAAAATCAAAGCGACGGCATGTTCGGCTACTGCATAGGGCGAATAGGCAGGAACACGCACGATCGCCATCCCCAAATTGCTTGCAGCAGTCAAGTCTACATGGTTAAACCCTGCCGATCTTAGCGCGATTAACTTTGTGCCACCCTTCGCAAGGATTTGCAGCATTTCGGCATTGAGATAGTCATTAATAAAAATGCAGATGGCGGGAAATCCTGCGGCGAGAGAAATTGTCTCAAGGCTTAGGTGTGACTCAAAAAAGATGATTTCATGGCAATGCTTCTCATTTGCCGCTCCAAAAAATTGGCGATCGTAGGGCTTGGTATTGAAAAAAGCGACTTTCATAATTAGTTGGATATTGTACATCACATAATAAAGGCTCGCTAAGCGAGCCTTTATCGAGTTTAAGAGCATGTTTGAGAAGTATCCTATTTAGCATCAATTTATGCTTTTACCCCCCTTAATCCCCCCTTACAAAGGGGGGAAATCAAATCCTCCCCCTTTGTAAGGGGGAGTTAGAGGGGGTAAAAACTTCTCAAACACGCTCTAAGAATTAACCACCAACTTTTAGGGTAGCTTTGGCTGGATCATAGGGTTCTAGTTCTACCTTAACAGGTTTGACTTTCCAGATCTCATCGCAATATTCTTTAATGGTGCGATCGGAAGAGAACTTCCCAGAACGGGCAACGTTGAGAATACTCATAGTTGTCCAATGTTCGACATCCTTATAGGCTTCACTCACCTTTGCCTGACAATCAGCATAGGCTTGATAATCTGCCAACAGCATATAGTCGTCACGATGTAGTAATGCATCGACTAGAGGCTTAAACAAGTCTTTTTCTCCAGGGGAGAAATATCCCATGCTTAGGCGATCGAGAACATGACGTAGTTCTTCATTTTTCTCGTAGAAGGAATAGGGATTATAGCCTTCAGACTTCATCTGTTCTACTTCCGCAGCCGTGAGACCAAATAGGAAGAAGTTCTCTTCACCAACTTCCTCGCGAATTTCGATGTTAGCCCCATCCAATGTACCAATGGTCAAGGCTCCATTCATCGTGAATTTCATGTTGCCAGTACCAGAAGCTTCCTTACCTGCGGTAGAGATTTGTTCTGATAGATCCGCCGCAGGATAAATCAACTGTCCTAACGAAGCGCTGAAGTTAGCTAAGAAGACAACTTTTAGTCTGCCATGTACATCAGGATCGCGATTGACAACATCGGCTACGGCATTGATTGCTTTGATAATCAACTTTGCCATGAAATATCCGGGGGCTGCCTTACCACCAAAGATGAAGGTGCGAGGAGTCATCTGGATACTAGGATTTTGCTTGATGCGCAGGTAAAGGGCAATGATATGTAACAGGTCAAGATGTTGACGCTTGTATTCATGAATCCGCTTGACTTGAATATCAAAGATAGAATTGACATCCACTTCCACACAATTGTGAGCCATGATGTAGTCAGCAAGTTTTTGCTTATTAGCTTGCTTAATCTGTCTCCAGCGATCGCGAAAATCTTTGTCATCCACAAAAGCTTCGAGTTTACGCAATTCGTCAAGATGCTTGAGCCAAGTATCACCGATTTTTTCGGTAATCAATCCTGACAAGGCAGGGTTAGCTAGCAACACCCAACGACGAGGTGTGACCCCATTAGTTTTATTGTTAAACTTCTGTGGCCAAAGTTTGTAGAAGTCCTTCAAAACATCTTGCTTAAGTAGCTCAGTATGCAATGCCGCAACACCATTAACTGCGTGACTACCGACGGTTGCAAGGTTTGCCATGCGTACCTGTTTGCCACCACTTTCTTCAATGATCGAGAGGCGAGACAATAATTCTTCATCATCAGGATACCAAGTCTGCACATCCTGCAAGAAGCGATGATTAATCTCGTAAATGATTTCCAAATGCCGAGGTAATAGACTCTCAAACAGAGGTACTCCCCACTTCTCGAGGGCCTCAGGCATGAGTGTGTGATTTGTGTAAGCAAAGGTATTTTGGGTGATCCGCCATGCTTCATCCCAGAAAAGTTCATGCTCATCTACTAACAGACGCATCATTTCCGCAATACTGATCGCAGGGTGTGTATCATTTAGCTGGATCGCAGCATGTTCAGGAAGGTTGTCGAGACGATTGTATTTTTTGAGATGACGACGAATGATATCTTGCAGTGAGCAGGACACAAAGAAGAATTGCTGCTCTAGACGCAACTGACGACCTTGAGGGGTATTGTCGTTGGGATAGAGAACCTTGGAAATGGTTTCTGATTTGATCTTGGTGGCTACCGCACCGTCATAGTCGCCCGAGTTAAAGGCTTGGAAGTTAAAGTCTTCACCTGCTTCGGCTTTCCATAGACGCAAAGTATTTACGGTGTTGGTTTGATAACCGGGGACTGGGGTATCGTGGGGAATGCCTTCGACGGTGAAGCTAGGAATCCAACGGGTATGGGGACGACCGCGATCGTCGTTATAGATTTCCGTATGTCCACCAAATTTGACTTGGACGGTGGACTCATAGCGGACGACTTCCCAAGGATTGCCACAACGTAGCCATTTGTCGGGGATCTCCACCTGCCAGCCATGCTGAATGGATTGGTTGAAAATACCAAATTCATAGCGGATGCCATAGCCCATCGCAGGGACTTCCAAAGTAGCTAGAGAATCGAGGAAACAAGCAGCTAAACGCCCCAAGCCACCGTTACCTAAGCCGGGATCGGGTTCCTGCTCTAATACTTCGGTAAGGTCTAGTCCCGACTCTCGGACAGCTTGCTCGATCGATTCGTAGAGGTCAAGGTTAATCAAGCTATTACCGAGATGTCGCCCCATCAAAAATTCGGCAGACAGGTAATAAACAGTCTTGATGTCTTGCTCATGGTAGACCTTGAGGGTTTGAAGCCAACGTTGCAACAGGCGATCGCGTGTGGTGTACGACAACGCCATGTAGTAGTCGGTGAAGTTTGCCAGAAGTGCCAGTTTGCCTTGTATGTAGAAAAGGTTATCGGCAAATGCTCGCTTGAGGGTTTCAATACTTAAACCTGTGCGATCGTCTTCTACCGTAATATTGCTGGTTTGATTAGCAACATTTGTTTGCATAGAATTATTCCTGAATGATTACTTGTCTTATTGCCGTTCTGCTGACCCTAAGGCGGAGGGCAAGGCTACACTCCTATCCAACCATAAACTTTGAGATGTTGGGTATTTATTAACTGATAATTTATGTTTGGAGAGCGCAATATTTACGGTTTCCTGACATTAGCTTAAATTCTTGTGAAAAAAAGCTTGTTTAGCTCAATCCGTAAATGCAAAAGTAGACACTTACAATACTTGCAGCGATGTGTACTCTCTGAAAGGAACTACAAAGGAGCAACATTCTTATTGGAATTGTTAATCCTCTAGGCATCATTAAAAACTACAGCCAAAGCCTGCAATACATACTGTAGCTGTATCACAGGTTCTAAGATTTTGTATTTAATTGCACCTAGCTACCTATGAAATAGTACTTTCAATAACAACAAAAATTTTGAAAAATTTTGCCAACATTGCCACTCACGTCTTTATGAAGCCCAACAAAATAATCAATGCAATCAATACTTCTTGGTGGATTGATAACGCAATTATTGCTGTACTTTACTTTGTTTTTGGTGCATTGGTTCTGAAGCTACCCCAATCCCCCCTTGGTTCACCATTTTGGCCATCGGCGGGGATCGCTGTTGGGGCTTTACTCGCAAGAGGGCGATCGCGCTGGTTTGGCATATTTTTTGGGGCAGCTTTAAATAGTTTTTTGAACTCTAAAGTGCCTTTCATCTTCGCAATAATGGCAGGGCTTGCACCTGCGATCGGTGCTTTAGTAGCAACTACGCTGGTATTGCATTTTAATAAGACCAATTATTTCTTGGGCTACGTTAAGCATTTTGTAGTCTTTGCGCTGGCAGCCACCTTTAGCGGCACAATCTTGCAAGCATTATTTGGAGCGGCGATCGTAATTTGGGCAGGATTAATCCCTTGGGATATCTATTGGACTGTTACCTTGGGATGGTGGGTTGGCGATGTGGTAGGCATTTTAGTATTTGCCCCCTTAATCTTGGCATGGTGGAATAAGGAAACAAAAATAAAACCAAATAAAATCAAGCAAAAACTTGAGATTCTTGACAACCAATTTGATCTCAAAGAACTATTTTTTGCAGTAACGCTCTTAATCGCTATTTCTTATTTAGCACTTATCGAAAGTCAACCAATTGAGTATTTACTGCTACCATCTTTGCTGTGGTCTGCCTTCCGATTTGGTTCTAAAATTACGACTTTACTCGTAACAACTACGGCTATGGTAGCTTCCATTAGCACAGCCTATGGAATTGGGATTTTCTATAAAGTATCGCAAGAGAGTAATTCTCTCCTATTGTTGCAACTCTTTATGGGAGTAATCTCCATAACTGCGATCGTAGTCTTATCCCTAGTTTCCGAAAATAATCGAGCCTCTATCAAACTCCAAGAGCAGGTATTTCTCAAAGATCAAGCATATATTCAGTTAGACCAAGTCAACAAAAATCTCGAAGATATCATTGCAGAACGAACTAGTGAATTGGTTGATGCTAATCGAGAAATTAGCTTCCTTAATCAGCAATTAACAACTGAAAACATCCGCATGAGTTCCGAACTAGCAGTTACTCGACGTTTGCAGGAAATGATCTTACCAAAGGTAAAAGAGTTAAACAGTATTGCAGAGCTAGATATTGTGGGATTTATGGAACCTGCTGATGAGGTGGGGGGAGATTATTATGATGTTCTGCAACAAAATGGCAAGATTAAAATTGGCATTGGTGATGTGACGGGACATGGATTAGAAAGTGGCGTAATCATGATTATGGTGCAAACAGCTATCCGTGCTTTACTAATTAATGGTGAGACCAATCCTGTGAGATTTTTATCAACTGTCAATCACACCATCTATGAAAATATTCAGCGCATGAATTCTGATAAGAATTTAAGTTTAATGCTTATGGATTATCACAAAAATGTGTTGCATTTAAGTGGGCAACATGAGAGTGTGATTGTGCTTAGAGCCAGTGGTGAGGTGGAAATTATTGATACAGATTCATTAGGATTTCCTATTGGTTTAACGGATGATATTAGTGATTTTATCTTTGAAGTAAATATCAATTTAGAACTGGATGATGTAGTGGTGCTTTATACAGATGGTATTACTGAGGCGGAGAACACAAATAAACAGTTCTATGGGCTTCCACGTTTAATTGAAGTAATCAAACTAAACTATCAAAATTCTGTTGATCAAATTAGAGAAATGATCATTGCTGATGTCCGTGATTTTATCGGTTTTGGCAAAGTTTATGATGACATCACTCTTGTGGTGATGAAGCGCAAAATTTGAGGGTTTCTGATTCCCTCGCTAGCGAATCATTACTGATATTACAGCGCAAAGCACTGACTTAAATTTTGAAAAGCGTGGCTTTGCCACGCTTTTCAAAATTTAAGTCTCAACAGGATGTAGTTGGTAAATGTATTGATGACGACAAGTATTTGTGAACCAAAAGATCTATTGTGGGAACTTCACACAAAAACAAGTAGTATCACTTAGAATAACCTTAGGAAACACTTGCCATCTTCAGTCTATGAAAGCTTTTTGGATATTAGCCACGATCGCTAGCTTGTCAGGTGTAACTGCGAGTTGCACGCAAAACAATAAGGATGCCTCCCAAGCTCAAGTACAGAACCAAAAACCTGCTGTAGCCGTAGATGTGGCGATCGCAAGTTTAGAGCTACTTGAAGAAGAAAATCAATACACAGGAACGACTGCACCTATTAGAGAGGTGTCAGTGCGATCGCGTTTGGAAGGGCGTTTACTAGATTTGAATGTGGATGTTGGCGATCGCGTCGAAGCGGGGCAAGCAATCGCCCAATTGGATGATGCAGTTCTATCTGCAACTGTGCTACAAGCCGAAGCGGAAGTTGCGGCAAGGGAATCGGAAGTATCACAAGCAACCGCCGCAGTGGGTAATGCTCGCGCCCAAGTGGAGAGAGCGAGAGTACAGTACCAACAGGCACAAGCAAATGCTCGGCGCTTCACCCAATTGGCTAAGGAAGGAGCAGTTTCTCCGCAAACCGCCGAGAATGCTGTTACTGAAGCCAAAGCTGCGGAACAGTCATTGCGATCGGCTGAACAGCAAGTTAGCCTCCAACAGCAAACTGTGAGTGCCAGTTCCCAAAGAGTTTTAGCCCAAGAAGCAATCAAGCTTAGAGAACAAGAGCGCCAAGCCTACACCACCATTACATCTCCTATTAATGGTGTTGTTCTAGAGCGCGTGAGTGAAATTGGTAATCTGCTATTTGCAGGTAATGAAGTTGTCAAGTTAGGAGATTTTAGTCAAGTTAAGGTGATTGTGCTGATTTCAGAATTAGAGATTGGCAAAATTCGCTTAAATCAATCCGTTGATGTCCGTTTTGATACTTTCCCCAATCAAAAGTTTACGGGAACAGTAAGACGTATTTCGCCAGTAGCCGATCCAGTGGCGCGATTGATTCCTGTGGAAGTAATAGTTCCTAATCGAGATGGGAAACTGGGTAGCGGTCAATTAGCGAGAGTCCAGTTTTCAGGCAAACAGGAACGTCAAATCGCGATCGCCGAGACTGCTCTAGAGGTAGCAGGACGACCGACTCAAGCACCTAAAGATGCAAATACTCAAGCGAAATCGAAAACCGATACCAAGTCTAGTCCTAATGTGAGTGACAAAGGCAAGCCCAAAACTGGCACAGTTTTTGTGATTACGGGCGATCAGAAAGAGCCAAAAGTGTTGGCACGTAAGGTTACCCTTGGCGATCGCCGTGACGGTAAAGTTGTGATTCTTTCTGGTTTGAAAGAAGGCGATCGCATTGTCGTTAGGAGTGGTGGTAAGTTGCAGGATGGTGATTCTGTAAAGCTAAGCGTGTTATCCCGATAAGTAATGAGGTAAGGCTATTCGTGCTTTGCATCATTACCTTTTTTTTAATTATTTAAGAAGTAACTATGAGCGACCAGAAATCATCTAATCCCAAGCCGACAGGATTTAGTATTAGCGCGATCGCGATTCGTCGCCATATTGGCACATTGATGCTGACCCTCGCGATTTTTGTGATGGGGGCTTTTTATATTAGCCGCTTGCAGGTGGATTTGCTGCCATCCATCGTTTATCCACGCATTGGCGTACAGGTGAATAT from Pseudanabaena sp. Chao 1811 encodes the following:
- a CDS encoding diguanylate cyclase, yielding METENYPQVPTEPLFLTKVENLEQEIKELKAQNQNLKEQLNNKIIHEQQLALVNYSLQTEIIDRQQTEAALRLLVEKLAGEKNDLELILDTTTAHSDTIEALLYDKALSLAREVTIDGLTQIANRRAFDQRLATEWQRLARECSPLSLLLCDVDFFKRFNDRYGHPAGDECLKSVAKAIESCIRRPADLAARYGGEEFAVILPSTQKDGAIYIAEQIGQAINALKIPHEASYVRSYVSVSIGVSTIFPERNIDPKVLVEATDRGLYLAKDQGRDRAVFNIA
- a CDS encoding 2-hydroxyacid dehydrogenase; protein product: MKVAFFNTKPYDRQFFGAANEKHCHEIIFFESHLSLETISLAAGFPAICIFINDYLNAEMLQILAKGGTKLIALRSAGFNHVDLTAASNLGMAIVRVPAYSPYAVAEHAVALILSLNRKIHRAYNRVREGNFSIEGLLGFDLYGATVGVVGTGKIGAIFAQIMRGFGCKLLGYDAYHNPLCVELGMKYVSMAELLSHSDIISLHCPLTPDTHHLINTEAIAKLKTGTMLINTSRGGLIDTQAAIDGLKSGSIGYLGIDVYEQEADLFFEDLSNEVIQDDIFQRLLTFPNVIVTGHQAFFTSQALANIAETTLANITEFGESGTCTNEVKIDNAIAK
- a CDS encoding glycogen/starch/alpha-glucan phosphorylase, whose protein sequence is MQTNVANQTSNITVEDDRTGLSIETLKRAFADNLFYIQGKLALLANFTDYYMALSYTTRDRLLQRWLQTLKVYHEQDIKTVYYLSAEFLMGRHLGNSLINLDLYESIEQAVRESGLDLTEVLEQEPDPGLGNGGLGRLAACFLDSLATLEVPAMGYGIRYEFGIFNQSIQHGWQVEIPDKWLRCGNPWEVVRYESTVQVKFGGHTEIYNDDRGRPHTRWIPSFTVEGIPHDTPVPGYQTNTVNTLRLWKAEAGEDFNFQAFNSGDYDGAVATKIKSETISKVLYPNDNTPQGRQLRLEQQFFFVSCSLQDIIRRHLKKYNRLDNLPEHAAIQLNDTHPAISIAEMMRLLVDEHELFWDEAWRITQNTFAYTNHTLMPEALEKWGVPLFESLLPRHLEIIYEINHRFLQDVQTWYPDDEELLSRLSIIEESGGKQVRMANLATVGSHAVNGVAALHTELLKQDVLKDFYKLWPQKFNNKTNGVTPRRWVLLANPALSGLITEKIGDTWLKHLDELRKLEAFVDDKDFRDRWRQIKQANKQKLADYIMAHNCVEVDVNSIFDIQVKRIHEYKRQHLDLLHIIALYLRIKQNPSIQMTPRTFIFGGKAAPGYFMAKLIIKAINAVADVVNRDPDVHGRLKVVFLANFSASLGQLIYPAADLSEQISTAGKEASGTGNMKFTMNGALTIGTLDGANIEIREEVGEENFFLFGLTAAEVEQMKSEGYNPYSFYEKNEELRHVLDRLSMGYFSPGEKDLFKPLVDALLHRDDYMLLADYQAYADCQAKVSEAYKDVEHWTTMSILNVARSGKFSSDRTIKEYCDEIWKVKPVKVELEPYDPAKATLKVGG
- a CDS encoding MASE1 domain-containing protein translates to MKNFANIATHVFMKPNKIINAINTSWWIDNAIIAVLYFVFGALVLKLPQSPLGSPFWPSAGIAVGALLARGRSRWFGIFFGAALNSFLNSKVPFIFAIMAGLAPAIGALVATTLVLHFNKTNYFLGYVKHFVVFALAATFSGTILQALFGAAIVIWAGLIPWDIYWTVTLGWWVGDVVGILVFAPLILAWWNKETKIKPNKIKQKLEILDNQFDLKELFFAVTLLIAISYLALIESQPIEYLLLPSLLWSAFRFGSKITTLLVTTTAMVASISTAYGIGIFYKVSQESNSLLLLQLFMGVISITAIVVLSLVSENNRASIKLQEQVFLKDQAYIQLDQVNKNLEDIIAERTSELVDANREISFLNQQLTTENIRMSSELAVTRRLQEMILPKVKELNSIAELDIVGFMEPADEVGGDYYDVLQQNGKIKIGIGDVTGHGLESGVIMIMVQTAIRALLINGETNPVRFLSTVNHTIYENIQRMNSDKNLSLMLMDYHKNVLHLSGQHESVIVLRASGEVEIIDTDSLGFPIGLTDDISDFIFEVNINLELDDVVVLYTDGITEAENTNKQFYGLPRLIEVIKLNYQNSVDQIREMIIADVRDFIGFGKVYDDITLVVMKRKI
- a CDS encoding efflux RND transporter periplasmic adaptor subunit: MKAFWILATIASLSGVTASCTQNNKDASQAQVQNQKPAVAVDVAIASLELLEEENQYTGTTAPIREVSVRSRLEGRLLDLNVDVGDRVEAGQAIAQLDDAVLSATVLQAEAEVAARESEVSQATAAVGNARAQVERARVQYQQAQANARRFTQLAKEGAVSPQTAENAVTEAKAAEQSLRSAEQQVSLQQQTVSASSQRVLAQEAIKLREQERQAYTTITSPINGVVLERVSEIGNLLFAGNEVVKLGDFSQVKVIVLISELEIGKIRLNQSVDVRFDTFPNQKFTGTVRRISPVADPVARLIPVEVIVPNRDGKLGSGQLARVQFSGKQERQIAIAETALEVAGRPTQAPKDANTQAKSKTDTKSSPNVSDKGKPKTGTVFVITGDQKEPKVLARKVTLGDRRDGKVVILSGLKEGDRIVVRSGGKLQDGDSVKLSVLSR